From a region of the Lactuca sativa cultivar Salinas chromosome 4, Lsat_Salinas_v11, whole genome shotgun sequence genome:
- the LOC128133241 gene encoding uncharacterized protein LOC128133241 yields MTMLGVKTLVIILFLQAMFVSMVTEAASANKVKRVKPPKPVKPVQEILTCKSRKSRCFMKRIKCPVECPKVKPKNPKDKACFLDCYSPKCEAVCKSRKPNCNGPGAACYDPRFIGGDGIVFYFHGKSNEHFSLISDTDLQINARFIGLRPEGRTRDYTWIQALGLKFGHHNFTLEATRTQKWDDDVDHLKLSYDGKELFIPEGHSSEWNSPEGDVQVERTATSNSVTVTIPDHAEISVNVIPVSEEDSKIHNYQIPTNDSFAHLEVQFRFFGLSSKVEGILGRTYRPDFENPAKQGVAMPVVGGDDKYKTSSLLAADCALCVFSPNEIKDEHGSPIMKFGMLDCTGGGNGITCKK; encoded by the exons atgACGATGTTGGGTGTTAAGACCCTAGTGATAATTTTATTTTTACAGGCAATGTTTGTGTCGATGGTGACTGAAGCTGCATCTGCTAATAAGGTAAAACGTGTTAAACCTCCAAAGCCTGTGAAACCCGTTCAGGAGATTTTAACTTGCAAAAGCCGAAAAAGCAGATGTTTCATGAAGCGCATCAAGTGCCCCGTAGAATGCCCCAAGGTTAAACCAAAGAACCCTAAAGACAAAGCATGTTTTCTTGATTGTTATTCACCCAAATGCGAGGCCGTGTGTAAAT CACGTAAGCCAAACTGCAATGGACCTGGAGCTGCATGCTACGACCCACGATTCATTGGTGGTGATGGAATTGTATTCTATTTTCATGGAAAAAGCAACGAGCATTTTAGTTTGATATCTGATACCGATCTCCAAATCAACGCACGTTTTATTGGACTTCGACCTGAAGGTAGAACTCGTGACTATAcatggatccaagcattaggattgAAGTTTGGCCATCACAATTTCACTCTTGAAGCGACAAGGACCCAAAAATGGGATGATGATGTTGATCACCTAAAGTTATCATATGATGGGAAGGAATTGTTCATTCCAGAAGGCCATTCCTCCGAGTGGAATTCCCCAGAAGGCGATGTACAAGTTGAAAGGACTGCAACAAGCAATAGTGTAACTGTCACCATACCAGATCATGCTGAGATATCTGTTAATGTGATTCCAGTATCAGAAGAAGACAGCAAGATACATAATTATCAGATTCCAACAAATGATAGCTTTGCTCACTTGGAAGTACAGTTTCGATTCTTTGGTTTATCATCTAAAGTTGAAGGGATTCTTGGTAGAACTTATCGTCCTGATTTTGAAAATCCAGCAAAACAAGGAGTGGCAATGCCTGTGGTGGGTGGTGATGATAAGTACAAGACTAGTTCGCTCCTTGCGGCTGATTGTGCCCTCTGCGTGTTCTCTCCAAATGAAATCAAGGATGAACATGGCTCGCCAATAATGAAGTTTGGCATGCTAGACTGTACGGGTGGAGGAAATGGAATTACATGTAAGAAATAA